A stretch of Aphelocoma coerulescens isolate FSJ_1873_10779 chromosome 1A, UR_Acoe_1.0, whole genome shotgun sequence DNA encodes these proteins:
- the SMCO3 gene encoding single-pass membrane and coiled-coil domain-containing protein 3, with product MALSDLLYPDNPKRKQELINLHQELLDCMSTNFHATNELVGVLNKHLGCTITPIEMRESSTVKENCEIIIQVMSEIQHQVQKIDSAMKEKLEPVLYQKLYDIKEPELEKIAIAQRVFSIILGEATSTAAMVAIKLLGSNFLTLTVSKLIGLLAAIGTSVLGGVSITIIGLGLEMILHAILGAVERSQLLTAVKSYEKHLAEFKAASEKYQCAIHEVTSLVRQQAQ from the coding sequence ATGGCATTGAGTGACCTCCTTTACCCAGATAATCCCAAGAGAAAGCAAGAACTGATCAATCTGCATCAGGAATTGCTTGACTGTATGTCCACAAATTTCCATGCAACAAATGAGCTGGTTGGAGTGCTGAATAAACACCTTGGCTGTACCATTACCCCCATAGAGATGAGAGAGAGCAGCACAGTCAAGGAAAACTGTGAGATTATCATTCAAGTGATGAGTGAGATTCAGCATCAGGTGCAGAAGATTGATAGTGCCATGAAGGAAAAGCTCGAGCCGGTGCTGTACCAGAAGCTGTATGATATCAAAGAGCCTGAGTTGGAGAAAATTGCAATAGCCCAGAGAGTTTTTTCCATTATTCTTGGAGAAGCAACTTCAACAGCTGCGATGGTAGCTATCAAACTTCTTGGCTCCAACTTTTTAACTCTCACTGTGAGCAAGCTCATCGGTCTCCTTGCGGCTATTGGGACATCTGTTCTTGGGGGAGTTAGCATTACCATTATTGGGCTTGGCCTTGAAATGATCCTCCATGCcatcctgggagctgtggagagGAGTCAGCTTCTGACAGCTGTGAAAAGTTATGAGAAGCACCTGGCTGAGTTCAAAGCAGCCTCAGAAAAGTACCAGTGTGCCATACATGAAGTGACTTCTTTGGTGAGACAGCAAGCTCAGTAA